The Platichthys flesus chromosome 17, fPlaFle2.1, whole genome shotgun sequence DNA window ACGATATTGATGCTTGGATCAATGTGATGCAGGAATTAGCCAGGGTCGGATTAGTGTTTTCATGGTTTTGTAGCTGCTGTAGTCAATGTGACGCAGGATTGGCCAAAACAAGCCGATATCAAATGAAATGTCAAGGGAGGTCAAGAAGTGGGATTGTGTTAAGGTTGAATTTGAGCTTTTGTCAGGATGGTTTAGTTTTGTGGTACAACAAAAAGCTTTACTGCAGTTTTTAGTGGCTTTTGGCAGAAGAGCAAAGTGATTTGTGGCAGCTGGGTTGCAGTGATAATGAATGGAAACATCCTTACTCTCCTCCGCTCCTCAGCtgcctccagcttcttctggaTGTCCTCCAGGGAAATGTCCCTCTTCGGGGGGCTGGTGACGCAGTGGGCCACATCGGACACGGGGGAGGGCGGCTTCAGGATGACCTCAAAGGCCTGGCCTGAGGCCCGCTTGTTAATGGGCTTGATGTCCATGTCTGCGTGTGAGGAACAAATGAAGAACCCCCCAGTTAGTGCGTGTCCTACAGAAGATGAGCAGTTAATCTTCCGTCTGATTCCCACGTACCTTCGAAGTCGCCCATGATGTTTTTACGGGTCTCCGGATACAGACAAGAGCAGATAAGGGAGAGAACTGAgatctccttcatcttctctttGTAAGCTGAGGGAGGAAATGGAAACATGACTGTGTTGGAGTTTGTCGCTCGTCTTGTAAACTCGTGCtcaacatgcacaaacacgGAGCATCGTTAACCCACtagcacacaaacagaaggaTCATCATTAACCCACTACCAcacaaaaataatgaaacatcATTAACCCACTTCGGCCTCCACAGGGGGTCCTTGATCACGATTTTTAGACGAATAATTATTCATCGCATCCTCCGACAAGAAAACCCCTCATCAAAGGGAAGTGtggtggagctgctctgctgttgATTTTCTGGAGAGGTCTTTTGTTTTCACCACAGTAGGATTGATGTGTCCTTCCTTGGCCTAATTTTCCCCCAGCAGCCAAGACGCTGTCGTCCCCACAGGATTCTCCACACATCATTAGCTACGCATTCcatttttactgtattattTATTAACGTACCCAAACCAACGCCCTATTGCCTCGCAGCCATTCTCTGACTGGGTCCTTAAAAACACACCCACCAGGGATTAGGATTTTTATGCTTTTCAGgtaatttaaaaagcaaagtCACCGGGATTGTGGTTTGATGTTGGGATAATATTTGAAGCTGTTCCTTATCTTCCTCTTGTGTGGATTATGGAAGGAGGCTAGTGGCTGAGAGTTTAGCTTATCAGCACCACACAGCGATATGACTGTCCACCCTGTTCTCCTTTTAAAGTCCAAAAAGATAATAACACTGGGGCGAAGCTGGCATCAAATCATTTTGGCTGCATATGACAATCTGCTATAGAGAATTGTTCCAAAGAGCAGGAGGGGAAAAAACCCCAGAAATGACAACCCTCTGTGTAACcttgatttagattttattcATGTGCTTTTGTCACCTACTTCGTAATGCGATGCTTCAAGTCCCCGCAGGGAGAACGGCAAAAATATCTGCAACACACTGCAGCTTGTGAAATGTTCTGTTCTTTTGCACatcgagctgcgctgctccgTCAGGGTGCACTGCATCACGGTGCAGATTTTCAGACCAACTCGACGGCGCGGAACAATCCATCACCCAGAGCACAAGGCCTGCAGCAGCGCTGGCACGTGCCTCATTGATTCACTATTTGCAGGCGCACAGtagcaaagacaaaaaaaactagaTTTACTGTAAAAGAGCGTCCCCACAGTGGGGCTTAGTGTACAGTCATGATTAATCCaaatctcttctctttctcctgttccctgctccctctcccctctccgtcttctccctctcctctctgtgtctcactttcTGCCCTGCAGACAGTCAGACGCCACAGTAATGTGATCAACTCTCAGATGTAGCTCTCACTACTCTCTAAAGGCCTTGTTAAACCCTGTACCCtgaggacgaagaggagaggGCGAGGCCTGGATTGGGATGAAACATTACTGAGGAATAGTAGAAAAATTGGGGAAAGGGGGTGAGTATAGGAGTGGAAATGAAGGTGGAGAAACACTAAATAAGAGAAATTCTCAGATGAAAGACATGAGGATCGAGTGGCtggtggaggatggaggaagagaaaggaaagGCTTTGCTTTTTGGGTGGGGCTGATCATCATGATAACACCTCTCTGATATAAACAGAAATCACAGACGGGGGACATAAGGGCCAGGGACGACGGCAGCTCCCCCTGGGACCTGCAGACGCCACCAGCAGCCCCCAGGAAAGCTGCTTCCAGTCTAATGGAGGCAGCCAGCTCAGGTGGATGGCCCTTTAATTCGTAATTAGCAGACCGCACCATTTCTGCTGACAACGGGGAGAACAGCGCTTCTGGAGGGTTGTCACTCCCTCGTTAGGTACCGTGTACATGTCAGGACTCGAGCAGCCATTTTCTCCCACGCACAACCTCGCCTGGCAGCTCAAGACTGGAACAATTCAGTGGAGCAGGTAATTTGGGTTAAGTGCTTATGGAGCAGATCAGCACAGATTGTTGTTCAGTGGTTGACAAGCTCTGGTTTCAAGCCTTTTCTCTGCTCAGTGATTATGGAGAAGTACATATAGATCTTCTAGTTTAGGGCTTTAGctaaacattattattaaatatgtacatatataataCAGATTATCACAGAACTGGGCGGAAGGAAGGAATGTGTCAGGatatatttaattttggtgcagatccaggaatatttTTTCACTTCCATTAAGATTATGAAATAGATCGTTTCCCCcacattttctttcacttccctgagaataatttatggctcttgatgaaaaaacaaatattcagagGCTATGAATGTGGGAGATTTGGTGCATctccaaataaaacatgaatttacATGTGATTTCATAAGGGGACTATTGGGCCCTGGCAGAGATTTGGGTTTTTCTCAAGTGTTTTTATAATTGATTGTCTCTTTGAAATAATCTGCCCGACCTGGGGGACACTTTGGCATCATTATGATTCAGATCTTCTTTTCTAGGTctttaattaaatgaatcaatcaattattGGGTctataaaatattaacaaattaaCAATCTCCGGAGGAATGTTattaaatgtcttattttttcCAACTAATAGTGTCAAATTCAAAGCTAGGTCTATTTATAGTGATTCAAAATAGAGAAAGGAGATCCTCACACCTGAGGCCCTGCTAAATCACTATGCAGATTGTTCTGTTGAACAAACTGAAGCGCTGTGCCAGTATGTTCACTGGTTTTTACCACATCCAAGTCAAATCAGTCCCTCCTCTGTTGTCTTGGAAGATAAACACATACTGTGATTCTAATCTGAGCTGCAGCACTTTAACACAGAGCCTCTGAGATATGGCTTTTATATccatgataaaaaagaaaaatctaattcTCTTCTGTGCAAAAATATCCAATTACAATTGTATTTCTCCAGGGAGAAAATATCACTTTCTTCTGTAACCGCTGTAGTAATAAGCACCTTCCCTGTGGATGGGACtcataaaaaatgatgaatgaTCCTGGATGACAGCCTTTGCCATTCAGCCGCAGGAAATATTCACTTTTAGGCTTGCAGGGTTTGCAGCTTCTTTCAATATGAGAATACGAGATGAGACGAGATAATGCTTGATGCCTCTTTAATGGGTCCACTCCATTCTTCTCCTGCAGGCTGGTTTCAACCAGTCAGATCTGCAGCCTGGCTGTCAGAGAGCTGCTCCTCCTGTCCGACCACAGACGCACTACCAGCAAACTGCACTTCCTCCTTCAATCCATCAGCGCAGATCATTCGTATCTACTGTACCTCCTCCGCCGCAAGCATCCTCTACCGCGCCACCTTCTGCGTCCCCCCCCAGGCCTCCGTCTCATCTGTTTGTgatgtgtgtctccctctcaatctcctcctctctcccttatTCAGTTTCTATATTTTTCATCCACACACTCTGCATCACCCGGGAGCTCCAACTCTGCATTAGCACAAACCACCACACCTCCGTTTGGTCTCTTTTcttgatgttattctcctcctcctgctttcaTCTTGTAAGAATTAAAACAAGGAATGGTGAAACGTGCCACTCTTGGCAAAAAAAACGAATGAGAGGCCACGAGTGAAGTGTCTGTAAAGGCCAACGCGGCTAAATAACAGCCTGTGTTACACAGCCTTTACCGCCCTTCAGGGATCTTTGGCTTCACAGCAGCATGGGCTTGGCTGTGTTTCGGCGCATACAGGCGCTTTACTGCGTGGCCACCTGGCAACAATATAATCACAAAATTATGGAGGTATTACTGGAGCAAAATTGGCTATTAAAGCAAAACGTTATGGCACCCAGATGGGCGGGGGCTGGTTCATACTATGATTCACAAGTGGTGGGCATGTTTTTTTCCGCCAGACAGTAACATGTACACCCCCCCACAGGAGCTCAGGGCTGCAACTGAATATGATCATCTGATTAGTATTTTTGGTTTcttaaatgtcaaaaataatctgaattcgaaaatattcagtttattatCCCATAAAATCaagttatatataaaatgttgacATGTTGGAATCTGTAAGAATCAGTCTTTGCTTGAAAAATTActtaaataattttaataatatcatcaaaataataattagatGTGTATATCAGTcaattgttgatcataacattcaAAACTGCAGGATGACGCAGGATTGtgtcacaaaataataaaaaaagcaaaacaggTAAATGTGAGATGTAGATATAACCCATGGATTACCGCAAATTAACCAGATGCTAAAATGACCTTATCCAGATGTTGAGTGACAGAAGTGATGATCGCACCCTGAGCATATAGAATAACATCTCTGCCGGTCTGATGTCACCTGTCTTAAAGAGCAACAGTCATCCGAGCCAGTAACCGGTGGGTGTGGCGCATTGATCGATGGGACCCGGTGATGAATCTGGATGAATTATGGGGCTTTCGAGCTCGGAGGACACGGCCCATAATGAAGAGGGCGATAGAGATGACAGTATTGAACGTGATCAGCTGCTGGTATTTGAACGTGATCAGCTGCTGGTATTTGTCGTCTTGTGTTTCTGGGCACAAAGGAATTGATCTTAGGGCCCCGGCTGAATGACCACACCTAATTGGATACGACAAGACTGCATGATACGGATAAGGAGGAGTGCTGTAGAGGCCTTAATGCACACGGGAGGTTCCGGGCACTCGAGCAGAGGTCTCAGACACCAGTTCATTACtgtcctctgttctcctctgaggaatgaaaaaaaagccACAGATTCATATTGAATTAGTTAAGGTTTATTTATCCCACGCGTCccttaaaatcaaataaaagagtCTAAATGAACTCGATGACCTGCCGAGTGCTGACTGGCGTGCTGACGGCTTTCTCCCTGAGTGTCTGCTCCCTGCCCATCCCATCCTGCCTGTCCACAGCTCAGATCatagaggagagaggaggaggaggaggaggaggaagaagagatggaggaagaggaggaggaggaggaggaggaggaggaggaggaagagatggaggaggaggaggaagagatggaggaggaggaggaggaagaagagatggaggaagaggaggaggaggaggaggaggaggaggaggaagagatggaggaggaggaggaggaagagatggaggaggaggaggaaagggagatGGAGAcatagacagagacagagaaagaggaggaggaggaggaggaggaggagagggcatTGACTCTTAACAGCCAGGGTTTAGTTGCTGTTGTCCCTCAGCGCAGACACCGTGCAGGACCCTcgcccctgtctgtctgcatgccCCTCCATCCATCAAGTGCTTAGTCaactataaaacaaacagaccgGCCCCTAGACTgtctactcacacacacacccacccacccacacacacacacacacacccactgcgTTTCTCAGCCTGTACACCCACACAACTTAAAGAAACACAATTCCCTTAATGTTCTTCTTTTTCGTCAAGCCTGCAGATCACATTTAATGTGCATAGGCCTGAGATGAGGCATCAAGGGAGAGTGCACAATATGCCATGCCTTGATATGGAAATTAACAGGCTGACACAAATACAAGGCCGCCCACCTGCCATAACATGCACTCTCATTTTATTAATCCTTCTAATAAATCAAGAAATGTGGCCTTATAATAGCAATGATGCAGTTAATGAAAATATAGGCCACGTTTACAGCCTGCAGGATTGACCAGTGATATTCCTGAAACGACATTGAGCTAAATTCTTCCCtcgaatgcaaaaaaaaaatctggattgGGATGCTCTTTTCtgtgctctccctccctctctctccctgtctctctatctctctctatctctcgctcCCTAAATCATGCGTTTGGCGGTCACccacaaataatgaatttaaaaaaacgtgGAGTTGAAGGAGATTTGCAGAACAACCCAACGGCGGATGGCCCGGTTTTTGATGAAGGGGATTTGTCAGGGTCAGATATTCCCCACCCTGTGTGGATGCAGCGCTGAGTGGCTGCGTGGCTGCAGGAGCCGGCGCTGAAGGGGACCGGGGATGTTGGGTGGGGTCGCTGCATTATGCTGCGCGGCACTGAGTCAGGCGGTGAGGGGCAGGTGCGGCAGGCATCGAACAAACGCTGCTGCGTATGCGATGgaaaacctcctcctctctggtgCTTGATGCTGATTCACCGATCTTTGATTCTCGATTGATCCATATGCGTCACTGATATGACAAACTGCGTCCTAAACTCGCTCTTACGCATCGGCATCTGTGCCATAATTATGGACGCATATCAATTAACACtcgtttttaaatcattgcGAATGTATACATTTTGCTGCTCCCGAATACAAATTGTTTATTTGAATCATAAGAAGTGACTTGCAGATGAGTTTGGCCGCTCCCTCTCACCAGCCTTCAGCATCCTTTTGTGCCATGGGTGTCGCCACAGCCTCAGCATCCTCAAACCTGCGAAACCACCTCCGTCAAAGGAATAAACAAGATATATAGTGTTTAAAAACTCACCGATTGCGGTCTTAGCCATTTCTGCGAGTACGGTGGTGATGCCGGGGCGCGTCGACCGGAGGAGTGTGCGTCGGTAGCTGGATGCTGTTGTCTCGGGGTGGAGGGACTGCTGGTAAGGCACTGAGTCAGCAGAGACGGGGGCTGCTGGTGCGTCCTGGTGGTCTGGAGCGAGCTGCGTCAAGTCGCGGGGAAATAACTAGAACACCGCAGGAAGTGTGCAGACCGggtcttcagaataaaagcctcGACTTTCACAGGTTCAGGAGGAATAAACCAACTGAAGGCTATATGGCTGAGAAAACGAGAATAATATCTTATTCCACTTGCAGtaagaaaatattaataacaatgtTTTGGTGCATAGACATTCAAGTGGGCAGGGATGGCAGTTCATTCCTCAGATGAACCACTGTGAATAATTGTTAGTTAGAGTCTTGATGTGATAATTCAAGAGGATACAAGGTATAGGTGAGCTACCCTGAAAGCAGCCCGCATCTTTCCAAAAGaaagctgggattggctccagctccaaaCCCTGTGCCCCTTAAAGTGATGAATGATTTAGAtaagggatggatggagagatggatggatgaatggatggcttggtggatggatgaatggatggatagatggatggatggaagaatGAGTgcatgaatggatggatggattgatggatggatggatggataaatgaGGTAATATGGTAAAAGCCTTAAGTACCAGCAAGTGTCGGTCGGATTAGGGCTTGGAGCAAAGGGAGATAGTAGCGCCATAGTATAACTGGGGGCCAGGCCGTGTTGAGCTTTAAAAGTTATTAAGGAATcttaaaatcataaataaaactgGCTGCCAATGCAACAAGGTACGAATTGGAGAGATATGGGTGTTGACTGGTACATGGAAATTGTTAAATGAAGTAGTCCATGTGTGATGAATTCCCATAGAACACACCCAATCATTAGCTTGCATCAAgcttgctttattttgaaaccccCGAGAGGAAGTCTCGGTATATATGACCTGATTGGCTTGacactgactcagtaatgagcgTTTATGTGCCTCTTAGATCTTACTGGGTACCACACTCCCCTGACGCGCCTCTTCTAATCACAGCCCTGACAAATCCAATGTCCCCTTGTACTGGAGAGTTCAGGCCCTGCTAAGAGCTAACAGGGTGTTTCCCTCTTTGTTCCTCTAGTGAAGGCcaggtgcaaaaaaaaagagatgaaaaactGTCTGTCCATGCTGCTGAAAGGAAGAATGATTCTTGAGGTGATGACTTTTATATTATAGGCTAGACTTATATTTCAAAAAGACATATTTCAAGACATTTAGGTTTGATTGTCCCTCGCAGGTCATGACACATTTTGCCATTCCAAAAGAATCGGGCTGAAGCAGTGCAGCGACCCCAGTCTTTTAACAATCTATTTAATAAAGCTCCTTACCTCCCACATAATCCACAAAACACCTGAATCATTACAGGTTTTAACCTCCTGATTGTAGAAAATACTGATGGTCAAGCCTGTAGAGAAAtaaccactaggtggcagcaAATCTCTCCCTGAGCATGTGGCTCCACACTCAGGTCTCAGTGTCGAAGCATTTACTGTGTTTATTGTATGGATTTAATGTGTAACGGCTAAAGACCAAACTCCATTTAAACAGATATGCAGTGAGACAAGATCTTTTTTTCTAAGTGTTTGCAgatttcagtttatttaaacaAGTTTTATTCAGGCCACTataacaaattaatatttgCTTGACTTCTGGGCAACACAAAGTTCCTCATCCCTTATTTAAAAGTTTGAATAACCGTACACTTATTTAAACAATCGTAGAAGTTTGGAGGATGACTGATTGACACTAACTTTTCTTTTAGTTGTGGTGGGTAATGATGTCTTTGAAAAACTGAAGTAGATATTTACAAGGGGGAAAACAAATTGGAGAGATtaatttattactttattttccatgttgttctttttcactactgttgttgtttacattgtaatcgtTGACGTGATTATTTGTTTGCCTGTAAAATTCCAATAAAGTTTACTGCATTCCATTGAATGACACTttacaaaaaaactaatta harbors:
- the stmn2b gene encoding stathmin-2b, with protein sequence MAKTAIAYKEKMKEISVLSLICSCLYPETRKNIMGDFEDMDIKPINKRASGQAFEVILKPPSPVSDVAHCVTSPPKRDISLEDIQKKLEAAEERRRSQEAQVLQALAEKREHERDVLLKAMEENNNFSRMAEEKLQMKMEQIEENRMAYLAAIMERLQEKEKHAQEVRRNKELREELTA